In sulfur-oxidizing endosymbiont of Gigantopelta aegis, a single window of DNA contains:
- the tsaB gene encoding tRNA (adenosine(37)-N6)-threonylcarbamoyltransferase complex dimerization subunit type 1 TsaB encodes MKILAIETSTNACSAVLLEGEQQDFSCVERFEMAPRQHTQLILPMIDSVLAEAGYDIKQMDALALGIGPGAFTGVRVATGVIQAIAYGADLPVAQISSLAALAQGVYREQAYAAQYSQLLVANDARMDEIYFGRYEIKTGFMTLNHQERVLKPEALESVLDASIRLDSSWTTIGNGWTVYDEALSTIREQCSELGNEYFYPHARDVAYLALRDVESANLVSAEQVSPIYLRDNVAKKTKKAMV; translated from the coding sequence ATGAAAATACTTGCCATCGAAACCTCCACTAATGCCTGTTCTGCCGTATTATTAGAGGGAGAGCAACAGGATTTTTCCTGTGTCGAACGTTTTGAAATGGCGCCTAGGCAACATACTCAATTGATTTTACCGATGATTGATTCTGTTCTGGCAGAGGCCGGATATGATATCAAACAAATGGATGCTCTGGCGCTTGGTATTGGTCCCGGGGCTTTTACCGGTGTGCGAGTCGCAACGGGTGTGATACAGGCCATTGCTTATGGGGCTGATTTACCTGTCGCACAAATTTCTTCTCTGGCAGCATTAGCGCAAGGTGTTTATCGAGAGCAAGCATATGCAGCACAATATAGTCAATTATTGGTGGCTAATGATGCGCGAATGGATGAAATCTATTTTGGTCGTTATGAGATAAAAACGGGATTTATGACGCTTAATCATCAGGAGCGGGTGTTAAAGCCTGAGGCATTAGAGTCAGTACTGGATGCATCCATTCGTCTGGATTCTAGTTGGACTACTATAGGCAATGGCTGGACTGTTTATGATGAGGCACTAAGCACTATTCGAGAGCAATGCTCTGAACTGGGCAATGAGTATTTTTATCCTCATGCAAGGGATGTTGCCTATTTGGCGCTCAGGGATGTGGAGTCTGCTAACTTAGTGAGTGCAGAGCAGGTCAGCCCTATTTATTTAAGAGACAATGTGGCCAAAAAAACCAAGAAAGCCATGGTGTAA
- a CDS encoding ATP-dependent DNA helicase: MTIDLSHIFSSDGLLAQQLQHYSPRDAQLLMAQKIEQCLQSKQHKSILLCEAGTGTGKTFAYLIPAILSSQQIIISTGTKNLQDQLYRKDLPLIAAMLEPVKQRQLNFSLLKGRSNYVCLYRLEKAREEAWYDESTQLEIMSIQQQLEQTEFADIAEFAQVKEDSMTWSIVTSNSDNCLGNNCSFHDECYVLKAREQAFDADIIVVNHHLLMADLKLKTDSLGELLPAAQTYIIDEAHQLPDIASHFFSRQISARQIKQLLQDSRKHIAQLSLPLPRFIALSDDIKRMLDDLFMVLNRYQQRGSWSAISESIKPLCDEIFYGLKKLKLYLESTATGLEKSSAELESCFKRSEQLLTNFELLTGSTPDNMVHWFECQGRSLMIQLTPMSVGEEFKQQLHSTDAHWIFTSATLSIKSHNAMNTEFAEEQDKSEFDYFSRQLALDDCEVLKLESPFDFSTQAILYAPQNLPLPNDALYTSALIRSVLPIIQWLEGRTFILFTSYRAMAEAKEILQTMDFNLFVQGDAPRQQLVEQFKHTNKAVLLGTSSFWEGVDVKGEALSCVIIDKLPFASPYEPILQARIKAMQEQGVNAFYQYQLPQTGIALKQGAGRLIRDSDDVGILVIADPRLFTQAYGYYLRETLPPMPIETDFRQLQEKFMGMQSNSSV, encoded by the coding sequence ATGACCATCGACCTGTCGCATATTTTTTCCTCCGATGGGCTATTGGCTCAACAATTACAGCACTATTCTCCCCGCGATGCACAATTGCTTATGGCGCAGAAAATTGAGCAATGTCTGCAATCCAAGCAACATAAAAGTATTTTATTATGTGAGGCCGGTACAGGGACGGGCAAAACATTTGCCTATTTGATTCCCGCTATTTTGTCATCTCAACAAATTATTATTAGTACGGGAACAAAAAATCTTCAAGACCAATTATACCGTAAAGATTTACCTCTGATAGCAGCGATGCTCGAACCCGTCAAACAACGTCAATTAAACTTTAGTTTACTCAAAGGCCGTAGCAATTATGTGTGTCTTTATCGCCTTGAAAAAGCCCGTGAAGAGGCCTGGTATGATGAGTCAACGCAGTTAGAAATAATGTCTATACAGCAGCAATTAGAGCAGACTGAATTTGCTGATATTGCTGAATTTGCCCAAGTTAAAGAAGATTCAATGACCTGGTCTATAGTGACATCCAATAGTGATAACTGTCTGGGTAATAACTGTTCGTTTCATGATGAATGCTATGTTTTAAAAGCCAGAGAGCAAGCCTTTGATGCTGATATTATTGTCGTTAATCATCACTTGCTGATGGCCGACCTCAAATTAAAAACCGATTCATTAGGTGAGTTACTGCCTGCTGCGCAAACTTATATTATTGATGAAGCCCATCAATTGCCGGATATTGCTTCGCACTTTTTTTCCCGGCAAATATCAGCCCGACAAATTAAACAATTATTACAGGACTCGCGTAAACACATTGCGCAATTATCCTTGCCCCTGCCGCGATTTATTGCTTTGAGTGATGATATTAAACGTATGCTGGATGATTTGTTTATGGTGTTAAATCGCTACCAGCAACGGGGAAGTTGGTCTGCAATCAGTGAATCAATTAAGCCCTTATGTGATGAAATTTTCTATGGCTTAAAAAAACTAAAACTCTATCTTGAGTCTACTGCTACCGGTTTGGAAAAAAGCAGTGCAGAATTAGAAAGCTGCTTTAAACGTAGTGAACAACTATTGACTAATTTTGAGTTATTAACCGGTAGTACACCCGATAATATGGTTCATTGGTTTGAATGCCAGGGACGTTCTTTGATGATTCAGCTAACGCCCATGTCGGTGGGTGAAGAATTTAAGCAACAATTACATAGCACGGATGCACACTGGATTTTTACTTCGGCGACCTTAAGCATTAAGTCGCATAATGCGATGAATACAGAGTTTGCGGAAGAGCAGGATAAGTCTGAATTTGATTATTTTTCTCGGCAATTGGCCTTGGATGATTGTGAAGTATTGAAGCTGGAGAGCCCCTTTGATTTTTCAACTCAGGCCATTCTGTACGCACCTCAAAATTTACCCTTGCCTAATGACGCACTCTATACCTCAGCACTCATCCGTAGTGTGTTACCGATTATTCAGTGGTTAGAAGGGCGAACCTTTATTCTCTTTACTTCCTATCGTGCTATGGCAGAGGCCAAAGAAATATTGCAAACAATGGACTTTAATTTATTTGTTCAGGGGGATGCCCCCAGACAGCAACTTGTTGAACAATTTAAACATACCAACAAAGCGGTATTATTAGGCACAAGTAGTTTCTGGGAAGGTGTGGATGTCAAAGGTGAAGCCTTGTCCTGCGTGATCATTGATAAGCTACCATTTGCCTCACCGTATGAGCCAATATTGCAAGCACGTATCAAGGCCATGCAAGAGCAGGGTGTAAATGCTTTTTATCAATACCAACTGCCACAAACTGGTATTGCTTTGAAGCAGGGGGCAGGGCGCTTGATTCGTGATAGTGACGATGTGGGTATTTTAGTCATTGCGGATCCCCGACTTTTTACCCAAGCCTATGGGTATTATTTGCGAGAAACATTACCACCAATGCCCATAGAAACTGATTTTAGGCAATTACAGGAAAAATTCATGGGTATGCAGTCAAATTCTAGCGTTTAA
- a CDS encoding PP2C family protein-serine/threonine phosphatase, with product MLSRFLSIKCKAHGKTDTGRSRKHNEDNIRLNSDNNLFILADGMGGHQSGEVASKMAADTVEQALTQPSQAQPSRSDVEFAEVSAVTAAIEKTNLKICQANTDRGMLKGKGMGTTIVGCWYLPERKMSIIFNVGDSRAYTYHKQSLTQLSTDHSLLQLWKDKCFEGDEPPANVLTKALGPYPEVAPDVSLHPAKKGEKILLCSDGLTTMVSDEQVLDILIKYENSAESIPEHLINAANAAGGEDNISVILISFS from the coding sequence ATGCTATCACGTTTCCTATCCATAAAATGTAAGGCTCATGGTAAAACTGACACGGGTCGATCCAGAAAGCATAATGAAGATAATATACGCCTGAATTCAGATAATAATCTTTTTATTCTCGCTGATGGCATGGGTGGACATCAATCCGGTGAAGTTGCCAGCAAAATGGCTGCTGACACCGTTGAGCAAGCATTAACCCAACCAAGCCAAGCTCAACCCAGCCGCAGTGATGTAGAGTTTGCTGAAGTTTCAGCCGTCACAGCCGCCATTGAAAAAACCAATTTAAAGATTTGTCAGGCCAATACGGATCGCGGTATGCTTAAGGGCAAGGGCATGGGAACGACTATTGTCGGTTGCTGGTATCTGCCTGAACGTAAAATGTCTATTATTTTCAATGTCGGCGATAGTCGTGCTTACACCTATCACAAGCAATCACTGACGCAACTCAGCACTGATCATTCGCTATTACAGCTTTGGAAAGATAAATGTTTTGAAGGTGATGAACCCCCAGCCAATGTATTAACTAAGGCACTTGGCCCCTATCCTGAAGTTGCTCCGGATGTTTCTTTGCACCCAGCAAAAAAGGGTGAGAAAATATTATTATGTTCGGATGGCCTGACCACAATGGTCAGTGATGAGCAAGTCCTGGACATTCTTATCAAATATGAAAACTCAGCTGAAAGCATTCCTGAACATTTAATTAATGCAGCGAATGCAGCGGGTGGCGAAGATAATATTTCAGTGATTCTTATTTCTTTTAGTTAG
- a CDS encoding methyltransferase domain-containing protein: MFDEVKDYYGKVLQSSGDLKTDACCTDTDLPEHLKQAMSKIHAEVASRYYGCGLVRPQKLEGMRILDLGSGSGRDCYILSQLVGEEGYVLGIDMTDEQLDIANQYIDYHTEVFGYKQANIAFKKGYIERLDELDLADNSFDIIVSNCVINLSPDKEAVLKEAYRVLKPGGELYFSDVYSDRRVPEALVKDPVLYGECLSGALYWNDFLNLAKQCGFKDPRLVEDRPLAIDNAQIETLIGHINFYSATYRLFKLDNLESACEDYGQSVVYQGGIPHHEEIFVLDAHHAIEKGRHFPVCGNTWRMLQETRFKPHFKFYGDMSKHFGIFAGCGTNIPFESSQSGTNATSNDSSGGCC; this comes from the coding sequence ATGTTTGATGAAGTAAAAGATTATTATGGTAAGGTATTGCAGTCCTCAGGTGATTTGAAAACAGATGCCTGTTGCACCGACACTGATCTCCCCGAGCATTTAAAACAGGCCATGAGTAAGATCCATGCCGAGGTTGCCTCTCGTTATTATGGCTGCGGACTAGTACGACCACAAAAGCTTGAGGGCATGCGCATATTGGATTTAGGTAGTGGCTCAGGTCGTGATTGCTATATTCTCTCGCAATTAGTGGGTGAAGAAGGCTATGTTCTGGGCATTGATATGACCGATGAACAACTTGATATCGCTAATCAGTACATCGATTATCACACCGAGGTCTTCGGCTACAAGCAAGCTAATATCGCCTTTAAAAAAGGTTACATTGAACGTCTTGATGAATTAGATTTAGCAGATAATAGCTTTGATATCATTGTTTCTAATTGCGTGATCAATTTATCACCGGATAAAGAAGCCGTTTTAAAAGAAGCCTATCGAGTATTAAAGCCCGGTGGTGAGTTATATTTTTCTGATGTTTATAGTGATCGTCGTGTTCCTGAAGCATTGGTTAAAGATCCTGTGCTCTATGGAGAATGCCTAAGCGGTGCCTTATATTGGAATGATTTTTTAAATCTGGCCAAACAGTGTGGATTTAAAGATCCACGTCTGGTGGAAGATCGGCCTCTGGCCATTGATAATGCCCAAATCGAAACACTCATCGGCCATATTAATTTTTATTCTGCCACTTATCGTTTATTTAAGTTGGATAATCTGGAAAGTGCCTGTGAAGATTATGGTCAAAGTGTTGTCTATCAAGGGGGCATTCCACATCACGAAGAGATATTTGTCCTGGATGCTCATCATGCCATTGAAAAAGGACGCCACTTTCCCGTTTGTGGCAATACCTGGAGAATGTTACAGGAAACTCGCTTTAAACCTCACTTTAAATTTTATGGCGATATGAGCAAGCACTTTGGAATTTTTGCAGGTTGTGGCACCAATATTCCCTTTGAGAGTAGTCAATCAGGTACAAACGCCACGAGCAATGATTCCAGTGGAGGCTGTTGTTAA
- the mutM gene encoding bifunctional DNA-formamidopyrimidine glycosylase/DNA-(apurinic or apyrimidinic site) lyase, producing the protein MPELPEVETTLRGISAHVLNSPITRVNIRNPRLRWPVPSDLPKQLLQQQFIAIHRRAKYLLLSTASGTLIIHLGMSGSLRIVSPEIAYDKHDHVEICFANGNTLRLKDPRRFGAVLWTSEPIEAHSLLNHLGPEPLSEDFSPELLFQLSRNKRVAVKQFLMDSKIVVGIGNIYANEALFASGIHPKRAAGKVSMKRYEILCRESKRILAEAISQGGTTLKDFVGGTGKPGYFKQELLVYGRKDQPCIRCEKPLKEIRLGNRSTVYCTQCQN; encoded by the coding sequence ATGCCTGAACTGCCTGAAGTTGAAACCACACTCCGGGGCATTTCAGCGCACGTATTAAATTCACCCATTACCCGTGTTAATATTCGCAATCCTCGCCTGCGTTGGCCAGTGCCTAGCGATTTACCCAAACAATTACTGCAACAACAATTTATCGCCATTCATCGTCGCGCCAAATATTTATTACTCAGCACCGCCTCCGGTACTTTGATCATTCATCTGGGTATGTCCGGTAGCCTGCGTATTGTTTCACCTGAAATAGCTTATGACAAACATGACCATGTAGAAATCTGCTTTGCCAATGGCAATACACTGCGTTTAAAAGATCCACGCCGTTTTGGTGCAGTTTTGTGGACAAGTGAGCCCATTGAAGCGCATTCCTTATTAAACCATCTTGGCCCTGAACCACTATCAGAAGACTTTAGTCCTGAGCTATTATTTCAGCTCTCGCGCAATAAAAGAGTCGCGGTTAAACAATTTCTGATGGACAGTAAAATTGTCGTGGGCATTGGCAATATTTACGCCAATGAAGCACTCTTTGCCAGTGGTATTCACCCCAAGCGAGCAGCGGGAAAAGTCAGCATGAAACGTTATGAAATACTCTGCCGTGAGAGCAAGCGCATCCTAGCAGAGGCTATTTCGCAAGGGGGGACGACACTCAAGGATTTTGTTGGGGGAACGGGAAAGCCGGGTTATTTTAAACAAGAACTTTTGGTCTATGGCCGTAAAGATCAGCCCTGTATACGCTGTGAAAAACCTCTCAAAGAAATCCGCCTAGGCAATCGTAGTACTGTGTATTGCACACAATGTCAGAACTAA
- a CDS encoding DUF4340 domain-containing protein — translation MSVAILSSKLARTNIILLLIVIGLSLIAWFQPGLKTTVLHYLSDLKSAEINTIIIERKDLDSIKLSKKKSGWYLQEPYYLPANPLRVNTVLALAEKRSYTQFQSSEQDLSRYQLDKPLISVWLNETQLILGSDDPIKKQRYAMNITANINTGDNNVHLINAAIFYQLRANLDSFVSPHLLPPQAKLTRIEWSDKQLQIKEGKWVLTPDLPDTSSDSIVQLIQFWQHAQARRVETHVNLSLTNAELLNSPRIIIRYELAENNANPAKSGAIQYLIIQEDKQIKLLRTDLQIAYWISAKTLKQLSEFLPLSP, via the coding sequence ATGTCTGTAGCCATTCTTTCCAGCAAGCTTGCCCGAACCAATATTATTTTATTGCTGATAGTTATTGGCTTATCCTTAATTGCCTGGTTTCAGCCGGGGCTAAAAACCACCGTTCTGCATTATCTGAGCGACTTAAAAAGTGCTGAGATTAATACCATTATTATCGAGCGCAAGGATCTGGACAGTATTAAGTTAAGCAAAAAAAAGTCCGGCTGGTACTTACAAGAACCTTATTACCTACCCGCCAATCCTTTGCGCGTCAATACGGTGCTTGCCTTAGCAGAAAAGCGCAGCTATACACAATTTCAAAGTAGCGAACAGGACTTATCCCGTTATCAACTCGATAAGCCACTTATTTCCGTTTGGCTCAACGAAACACAATTGATACTGGGTAGCGACGACCCAATCAAAAAGCAACGCTATGCCATGAATATAACGGCTAATATCAACACGGGTGATAATAACGTACACCTCATTAATGCTGCTATTTTCTATCAGCTGAGAGCTAATCTGGACTCTTTTGTTTCTCCCCATTTATTACCACCACAAGCTAAACTCACCCGCATCGAATGGTCAGACAAGCAATTACAAATAAAGGAGGGTAAGTGGGTACTCACTCCTGATTTACCTGATACCTCTTCTGATAGCATTGTCCAACTGATTCAGTTTTGGCAGCATGCACAGGCTAGGCGTGTTGAGACTCATGTCAATCTTAGCCTTACTAATGCCGAGTTATTAAATAGCCCCCGCATTATCATTCGCTATGAGCTGGCAGAAAATAATGCTAATCCGGCTAAAAGTGGGGCGATTCAATATTTAATTATCCAGGAAGACAAACAAATTAAGCTGTTACGTACTGATCTACAAATTGCATATTGGATCAGCGCCAAAACACTCAAACAATTAAGCGAATTTCTCCCCTTAAGCCCCTAA
- a CDS encoding GldG family protein, with translation MEINHNSTRNLIWQNRLFMVLFLIIIGLLAYLSNRYVYLADWTINNQNSLNEVSLQLLDSLEAPIDIVSYTSNTRIKQSVRELVGRYQHLKKDMSLSFVNPNADPEKIRRLNIVVDGEMIVSYQGREEHLTELSEQDLSNTIHRLMRAQERKIVFTQGHGERSPDGEANFDLSSFSNHLIKQGFLIEQLNLAKKMHISDNVSVLVIAGPQAAFLPGEVRLLIDYVKAGGNLLWLGEPLNIEKNQPMHGLLPLSELLGIEFLDGVVVDPTTQQYGITQPDYAIVTEYPQHPINNGFTTVTLYPQAAGIERLPTYLDEEEQANEQDKALDESNSLNISLNKSFTMLPFLSTIERSWIETSPLKKKCISVIYSILSVRSPSAWYSAVKLRPQQNLKMLTKPHSLAILKSNVLL, from the coding sequence ATGGAAATTAACCACAATTCAACACGCAACTTGATCTGGCAAAACCGTTTATTCATGGTATTGTTTCTGATCATCATTGGTCTACTGGCTTATTTAAGCAATCGCTATGTCTACTTGGCAGATTGGACCATTAACAATCAAAACTCACTGAACGAAGTGAGTTTACAATTACTGGATTCCCTCGAAGCACCGATTGATATTGTTTCATATACTTCTAATACTCGAATTAAACAATCCGTACGTGAGTTAGTCGGTCGCTACCAGCACCTTAAAAAAGACATGAGCCTCAGTTTCGTCAATCCCAATGCTGATCCGGAAAAAATCCGGCGCTTAAATATTGTTGTCGATGGTGAAATGATCGTTTCTTATCAAGGGCGTGAGGAACACCTCACTGAACTATCAGAGCAAGATCTCAGTAACACGATACACCGCCTGATGCGTGCCCAGGAACGAAAAATTGTTTTTACTCAGGGACATGGTGAACGCAGTCCCGATGGCGAGGCTAACTTTGATCTCAGTAGCTTTAGTAATCATTTAATCAAACAGGGCTTTTTGATTGAACAACTGAATCTGGCCAAAAAGATGCACATTTCGGACAATGTTTCGGTGCTGGTCATTGCCGGACCTCAGGCTGCTTTTTTACCCGGTGAAGTGCGCTTACTCATTGATTATGTCAAGGCAGGAGGTAACTTGCTTTGGCTGGGCGAGCCCTTAAACATTGAAAAAAATCAGCCCATGCACGGCTTATTACCCTTATCCGAATTATTAGGTATTGAGTTTCTCGATGGCGTTGTCGTTGATCCCACCACCCAACAATACGGTATTACTCAGCCTGATTATGCGATTGTCACTGAATATCCTCAACATCCCATTAACAATGGCTTCACCACGGTAACACTTTACCCTCAAGCTGCCGGCATTGAGCGACTTCCCACTTATTTGGATGAAGAAGAACAAGCCAATGAACAAGATAAAGCGCTAGATGAAAGCAATAGCTTGAATATCTCCTTAAATAAAAGCTTCACAATGCTACCGTTCTTAAGCACGATCGAGCGTAGCTGGATAGAAACCTCTCCACTTAAGAAAAAGTGCATTTCAGTGATTTACTCGATATTATCGGTCCGATCACCATCGGCATGGTACTCAGCCGTCAAATTGAGACCGCAACAAAATTTAAAGATGCTGACCAAACCCCACTCACTAGCAATATTAAAGAGCAACGTATTGTTGTGA
- a CDS encoding ABC transporter permease subunit codes for MIKLIALRELKSLFLSPLAWAMLTVMQLITCYQFLSQLETYMQLQAKLSVLDNSPGITDLVIAPLLGGVAIVLLLIVPLLTMRLVSEEQKNQTLTLLFSAPISMTQIILGKYLGILGFLFILVFMIALMPLSLLLGAAIDLGQLFSALLGLLLVLSAFAAAGLYMSTLTRQPAIAAVSSFGLLLFLWIINWAGNGAEAELALAENGFNVLSWFSILGHFEPLLKGVFSSADIAYYLLFIGLFLVLAIRRLERLRLPH; via the coding sequence ATGATTAAACTGATTGCCCTTCGGGAATTAAAAAGTTTATTTTTATCACCACTTGCCTGGGCAATGCTCACCGTCATGCAATTGATTACCTGCTATCAATTTCTGAGTCAATTAGAAACTTATATGCAGCTACAGGCCAAATTATCGGTACTGGACAACTCTCCCGGCATTACCGATCTTGTCATTGCTCCCCTACTAGGTGGTGTTGCGATTGTTTTATTGCTGATTGTACCTTTGTTAACCATGCGGCTGGTCAGTGAGGAACAAAAAAACCAAACCCTAACACTTTTATTCAGTGCGCCAATCTCCATGACACAAATTATTTTAGGCAAGTATCTGGGTATTCTGGGCTTCTTGTTTATTCTAGTCTTTATGATTGCTCTCATGCCCTTGTCATTACTCTTAGGCGCTGCGATTGACTTAGGACAGTTATTTTCTGCTCTATTAGGTCTATTGCTTGTGCTATCTGCTTTTGCAGCAGCCGGTTTGTACATGTCTACACTCACTCGGCAACCGGCTATTGCTGCTGTGAGTAGTTTCGGCTTACTGTTGTTTTTATGGATTATTAATTGGGCAGGCAATGGCGCTGAGGCTGAATTAGCACTGGCTGAAAATGGCTTCAATGTTCTCAGCTGGTTTTCAATTTTAGGCCATTTTGAACCCTTGCTTAAAGGGGTGTTTTCCAGCGCAGACATTGCTTATTATCTGCTCTTTATTGGACTTTTTCTGGTACTGGCTATTCGTCGTCTTGAACGTTTACGCCTGCCTCACTAA
- a CDS encoding ABC transporter ATP-binding protein — translation MPALNTPTDSDNSHNEILIEVNQLSRHFSNTNKNNAAIIAVDAISFNLHRGEVLGFLGPNGAGKSTTMQMLTGNLAPTHGQIKIAGMDLMDKPIEAKAKIGYLPDTPPLYKELSVDEYLKYCAQLNQVAKPQISAALAMAKERCGLTKHGQRVINNLSKGYQQRVGIAQAIIHSPDIVILDEPTVGLDPIQMVEIRKLIKDLGKTHSVMLSSHILPEIQAICDHVQIINQGKLVFNASIAQLNQHMQTQTLQMRCSNPVDIAKITALDSIIKVEQQGNIFTLDCAFPSSTETRAEISTESSTENQNAIIHTSQQLVALAQQEQWGLYELYPQKQTLEDIFMSLTGVDKSLQANNKSSQVPSSDISSDALSGAAP, via the coding sequence ATGCCAGCATTAAACACCCCAACAGATAGTGATAATAGCCACAATGAAATCCTCATTGAAGTAAATCAGCTGTCGCGACATTTTTCTAATACCAATAAAAATAACGCAGCGATTATTGCTGTCGATGCCATCAGTTTTAACTTGCATCGGGGTGAGGTGTTGGGCTTTTTGGGTCCCAATGGTGCTGGCAAATCCACCACCATGCAAATGCTCACCGGCAATCTGGCACCCACTCATGGTCAGATTAAAATCGCCGGCATGGATTTAATGGACAAGCCCATTGAGGCCAAGGCCAAAATTGGCTATTTACCGGATACACCACCACTATACAAAGAATTATCCGTTGATGAATACCTGAAATACTGCGCACAATTAAATCAAGTCGCTAAACCTCAAATAAGTGCAGCACTCGCAATGGCTAAGGAGCGTTGTGGTCTGACAAAACATGGCCAGCGAGTCATCAACAATCTTTCCAAGGGCTATCAGCAACGTGTCGGCATTGCTCAGGCAATTATCCACTCACCGGATATTGTTATTCTGGATGAACCCACGGTAGGCCTTGATCCTATTCAAATGGTTGAAATTCGCAAACTGATCAAAGATCTAGGTAAAACCCATAGTGTCATGCTATCCAGCCATATTTTACCTGAAATTCAAGCTATTTGTGATCATGTGCAAATTATAAATCAGGGTAAACTGGTATTTAATGCCTCTATTGCCCAACTCAATCAGCATATGCAAACTCAGACGCTACAGATGCGTTGTAGTAATCCCGTAGACATAGCCAAGATTACTGCTTTAGACAGCATCATCAAGGTAGAACAACAAGGGAATATATTCACTCTGGATTGTGCTTTTCCCAGTTCTACTGAAACAAGAGCAGAAATAAGCACAGAATCAAGCACAGAAAATCAAAACGCCATTATTCATACTTCCCAGCAATTAGTGGCCTTAGCTCAGCAAGAGCAATGGGGCTTGTATGAATTATATCCACAAAAACAAACGCTGGAAGATATTTTTATGTCTCTCACTGGTGTTGATAAGAGTCTGCAAGCCAATAACAAATCATCTCAGGTGCCAAGTTCAGACATCAGTTCAGATGCTCTCTCAGGTGCTGCGCCATGA
- a CDS encoding 5-oxoprolinase subunit B family protein: protein MHLTIINETVIEYKFSNTISLDLSETILKIYRYLMEHLDFQTLGLLKITPCFNSIAIAFTSSSPLFDAPDFLRETLLQAHESTEKNIYKTHTIKLIYDGLDLDYVCQTLKLSQKEFIQRHQKNTYTIAMLGFKGNFPYLLGLDKGLVLPRRASPRNRVSKGSVAIGGDQCGIYVEDSPGGWHIIANTHFTDFACLEAGDKIVFKAIITEGKKC from the coding sequence ATGCACTTAACGATTATAAACGAGACAGTGATTGAATATAAATTTTCAAACACAATATCTTTGGATCTCAGCGAAACAATTTTAAAGATTTATCGCTACTTAATGGAACATTTAGATTTTCAAACGCTGGGGCTGTTAAAAATCACTCCTTGTTTTAACTCCATAGCCATTGCTTTCACCAGCAGTAGCCCTCTTTTTGATGCACCGGATTTTTTGCGTGAAACCTTGTTACAAGCCCACGAATCAACAGAAAAAAATATTTATAAAACCCATACGATTAAACTGATTTATGATGGCCTAGATCTTGATTATGTTTGCCAAACACTCAAACTAAGCCAAAAAGAATTTATCCAACGCCATCAAAAAAACACTTATACCATTGCCATGCTAGGCTTTAAGGGTAACTTTCCTTACTTGCTGGGTTTGGATAAAGGCTTAGTACTACCCAGAAGAGCGAGTCCTAGAAATCGGGTGAGTAAAGGCTCAGTTGCTATAGGTGGCGATCAATGTGGTATTTATGTCGAGGATTCACCCGGAGGCTGGCATATTATAGCCAATACCCATTTTACTGATTTTGCTTGCCTCGAAGCGGGTGATAAAATTGTTTTCAAGGCAATTATTACAGAAGGAAAAAAATGCTGA